One segment of candidate division KSB1 bacterium DNA contains the following:
- a CDS encoding oligosaccharide flippase family protein produces the protein MIFASIKRLAKHSAVYGIGYIISRFMAFLLLPLYTHFLSREEMGVTTIMFTYLAIFTILYTYGLNSAFLRFYIMEESEQGKKRIFSTAFLTSLISSFCFSAVLYVAAAPAAALLFSAESHATGAPLTTIVRYGAAILFCDSLAILPFLVLRAEERSGRFVLFKSFNVVSNIVLNVVLVALMGRKVEGVFLANVISSALTLAVLMPLVLSRMRLTYSRSDLRELLAFGLPYMPSTLSVVILDTIDRPLLERLAGVDVAGLFGAGARIAIVMNLLVSAFSFAWHPFFLSTVKEENAKEIFSKVLTYLLVVCCSVFLVVSLLVDHLVRLRLGGFTLFEEKFWDCTAVVPVLMLAYIPYAAHVNFLIGIYLEKKTGYLPLSTGLGMAGNLAANFLLIPAMGMMGAAWARVIAYTIMALVLYPIGQRLYPVPYEFGRIAKLAVVVAAVFFAGTKVHAPWPFLYHLLLLALFPVLLKLVGFFDTRELAKLRSLLGGARRVMPRAGEPVG, from the coding sequence ATGATCTTTGCGAGCATCAAGCGTTTGGCCAAGCACTCGGCCGTCTACGGCATAGGTTACATCATTTCCCGCTTCATGGCTTTCCTCCTTCTGCCCTTGTACACGCACTTCCTCAGTCGAGAGGAGATGGGCGTAACCACAATCATGTTCACCTATCTGGCCATTTTCACCATCCTCTACACCTATGGCCTGAACTCCGCCTTCCTCCGTTTCTACATTATGGAGGAAAGCGAGCAGGGGAAAAAGCGGATCTTTTCCACTGCTTTCCTAACCTCCCTCATCAGCAGCTTCTGCTTCTCCGCAGTGCTCTACGTGGCTGCTGCACCCGCGGCTGCGCTTCTCTTTAGCGCCGAATCCCACGCTACCGGCGCCCCTCTCACAACGATTGTGCGCTATGGAGCGGCAATTCTGTTCTGTGACTCGTTGGCCATTCTGCCCTTTCTGGTCCTGAGGGCAGAGGAACGATCGGGACGCTTTGTGTTGTTCAAGTCCTTCAACGTAGTCAGCAACATCGTGCTCAATGTGGTGTTGGTCGCCTTGATGGGGCGGAAGGTGGAAGGCGTGTTCTTGGCCAATGTGATCTCCTCCGCATTGACCCTGGCGGTGCTCATGCCCCTGGTGCTCAGTCGGATGCGGTTGACATACTCGCGCTCCGATTTGCGCGAGCTGCTTGCCTTTGGTCTGCCCTACATGCCCTCAACTCTCTCGGTGGTCATTCTGGACACCATCGATCGGCCGCTGCTGGAACGGTTGGCGGGGGTGGACGTGGCCGGCCTCTTTGGCGCAGGCGCGCGCATAGCCATCGTTATGAACTTGCTCGTCTCTGCGTTCAGCTTTGCATGGCACCCCTTTTTCCTTTCTACCGTCAAGGAGGAGAACGCCAAAGAGATCTTCTCCAAGGTGCTCACCTATCTGCTCGTCGTCTGTTGCTCGGTGTTCCTCGTGGTCTCGCTGCTTGTGGACCATCTGGTGCGACTGCGGTTGGGTGGATTTACTCTGTTTGAAGAAAAGTTCTGGGACTGCACCGCGGTGGTACCGGTGCTGATGTTGGCGTACATTCCGTACGCCGCGCACGTGAACTTCCTTATTGGCATCTACCTGGAAAAGAAGACGGGCTACTTGCCGCTTTCTACCGGCTTGGGCATGGCTGGTAACCTTGCCGCCAACTTTCTACTTATCCCGGCGATGGGAATGATGGGCGCAGCCTGGGCGCGAGTGATCGCCTACACCATCATGGCCTTGGTACTGTACCCCATCGGTCAGCGCTTGTACCCGGTGCCGTACGAGTTCGGCAGAATCGCCAAGTTGGCCGTGGTCGTGGCGGCAGTGTTCTTCGCGGGGACGAAGGTCCATGCCCCATGGCCGTTTCTCTATCACCTGCTCTTGCTGGCGTTGTTCCCGGTATTGCTAAAGTTGGTGGGGTTTTTCGACACTAGAGAGCTGGCCAAGTTGCGTTCTTTGTTGGGAGGCGCACGTCGTGTCATGCCTCGTGCTGGTGAACCAGTGGGTTGA
- a CDS encoding B12-binding domain-containing radical SAM protein, with product MSCLVLVNQWVEGISNNKPPLGLGYLVAYLKRYLDFDDVEVVNTGKGVFERICDANPRIVGFTAYSANYAAVLGLARQVKKELGVITLLGGPHITALPQSLDTCVDVGVLGEGEETLVDLMRLFLEHGRLEPTRLAEVPGIVFHRDGGVCITAPRQPIFPLDAIPLPDRDALDIERFLRPSPILMNNQYLRGTTMLTSRGCPFKCIYCHVSAKWGRPRFHSPERVAEEVEVLVKRYGVEGIYIADDLFTANATRIKKIISGLDARGVLGRVRFFVDLRANLVTDHVMGLLRDMGVVKVSLGLESGSDRVLSYLKGGDVTVAQNRQAVAIANRHGIGCYCCFMLGAPHETRADIRLTQGLIKEILDAHPQNFCQVSVTTPLPGTALWEYAVERGIIGQEVDWSQFSLNPELSLQPDFYVNEEIPFAEFQRLVRETMEIAGSRRLPAILRHLSRHYVVQALRRPDLALRIARDYLKHRK from the coding sequence GTGTCATGCCTCGTGCTGGTGAACCAGTGGGTTGAGGGCATCAGCAATAACAAGCCCCCCTTGGGGTTGGGCTACCTGGTGGCCTACCTCAAACGCTATTTGGACTTTGACGACGTAGAGGTGGTCAATACTGGCAAGGGCGTGTTCGAACGGATTTGCGATGCCAACCCTCGAATTGTAGGCTTCACGGCCTATTCCGCCAACTATGCTGCAGTGTTGGGGCTGGCCAGGCAGGTGAAAAAGGAGCTGGGGGTAATAACATTGCTGGGCGGGCCCCATATCACCGCGCTCCCGCAGAGCCTCGACACGTGCGTGGACGTGGGAGTACTCGGGGAAGGGGAGGAGACACTCGTGGACCTGATGCGCCTGTTTCTTGAGCACGGGCGCCTGGAACCGACCCGTTTGGCAGAGGTGCCTGGCATTGTGTTTCATCGGGATGGGGGCGTGTGCATCACCGCGCCGCGGCAACCGATCTTTCCTCTGGATGCTATCCCGTTGCCGGACCGCGATGCGCTGGACATCGAGCGGTTTCTCAGACCCAGCCCAATCCTCATGAACAACCAGTACCTGCGCGGCACCACCATGCTCACCTCGCGGGGGTGCCCGTTCAAGTGCATCTACTGCCATGTCTCCGCCAAGTGGGGGAGGCCGCGATTCCACTCGCCGGAAAGGGTGGCCGAAGAGGTTGAGGTGCTGGTGAAGCGCTACGGGGTGGAGGGGATTTACATCGCTGATGACCTCTTCACCGCCAACGCGACCAGGATCAAGAAGATTATCAGCGGACTTGATGCACGTGGCGTGCTGGGCAGAGTTCGCTTCTTCGTTGACTTGCGCGCTAATCTGGTGACTGACCACGTGATGGGCTTGCTGCGTGACATGGGGGTGGTGAAAGTCTCTTTAGGGCTGGAATCCGGGTCGGATCGGGTGCTTTCCTATTTGAAAGGCGGCGATGTGACCGTGGCCCAAAACAGGCAGGCGGTAGCCATTGCAAACCGTCACGGCATTGGCTGTTACTGCTGCTTTATGCTGGGGGCCCCCCACGAAACGCGCGCGGACATTCGCCTCACGCAGGGGCTCATCAAGGAGATTCTCGATGCCCACCCCCAAAACTTTTGTCAGGTGTCGGTGACCACGCCTTTGCCCGGGACCGCCCTGTGGGAGTATGCGGTGGAGCGGGGCATTATTGGCCAAGAGGTGGACTGGAGCCAGTTCAGTCTCAACCCGGAGCTGAGCCTTCAGCCGGATTTCTACGTCAACGAGGAAATCCCGTTCGCTGAGTTTCAGCGATTGGTGCGGGAGACGATGGAGATCGCCGGCAGCCGACGTTTGCCGGCAATCCTGCGCCATCTTTCGCGCCACTATGTTGTGCAGGCGCTTCGGCGCCCTGACCTTGCACTTCGCATCGCACGCGACTATCTGAAGCATCGGAAGTAA
- a CDS encoding nucleoside 2-deoxyribosyltransferase, which yields MRIYFSGSIAGGRRDAEVYAQIVAYLKSRGHEVLTEHVANPGVLELERHMSPREIFRRDMEWLHNCDAVVAEISNPSLGVGYEICQATHLRKPVLCLHREELFISRIILGNPYPRLRVRGYRNPAELLAHVDKFLGELQVQTTGEGRKC from the coding sequence ATGCGCATCTACTTTTCTGGCTCAATTGCGGGGGGACGTCGAGACGCGGAAGTTTATGCCCAGATTGTTGCTTACCTGAAAAGTCGTGGGCACGAGGTTCTCACCGAGCACGTCGCCAACCCGGGCGTTCTGGAACTGGAGAGACATATGTCGCCGCGGGAGATTTTTCGGCGGGACATGGAGTGGCTGCACAACTGCGACGCAGTCGTGGCCGAGATCTCCAATCCTTCCTTGGGCGTAGGCTATGAGATCTGCCAAGCGACCCACTTGCGCAAGCCAGTGCTCTGCCTGCACCGGGAGGAGCTTTTCATTTCCCGGATCATCCTTGGCAACCCGTACCCGAGGCTGCGCGTTCGGGGTTACAGGAATCCGGCCGAACTCCTGGCCCACGTGGACAAGTTTCTCGGCGAGCTTCAGGTTCAAACCACTGGTGAGGGCAGGAAGTGCTGA